From the genome of Mixophyes fleayi isolate aMixFle1 chromosome 2, aMixFle1.hap1, whole genome shotgun sequence, one region includes:
- the TSKU gene encoding tsukushi — MEPFPWYGVLLLTSIVAASKPCFPGCSCEVESFGLFDSFSLTKVDCSGVGSHIVPVSLPLDTSYLDLSSNKLENVNESVLSGPGYTTLINLDLSYNQIVKISSTTFSKLRYLESLDLSHNRLEALPDHSFFYSPLVDLDLSFNNLLDIKVSAFASKSNGKAINIDLSNNLIGSISRGSDGPLPNIRSLNLSGNKIRSVQNLHGIPLRYLNLDKNPISKIEEHNFLGLTGLTHLSLTNMEDLREIAPRSFKELSSLQVLDFSNNPNLKMLSKDVFFGLNSLQEVNLLNSGVASLPKDTLQYLPAMKSITWGKDIHCIKTMKESQFHLKDGLVRREVLVCRNNLGAVSAEDVL, encoded by the coding sequence ATGGAACCCTTTCCTTGGTACGGCGTTCTACTTCTCACCAGCATTGTTGCTGCTAGCAAGCCTTGCTTCCCGGGATGTTCCTGCGAAGTCGAATCTTTTGGATTGTTTGACAGCTTCAGTTTGACCAAAGTGGACTGCAGTGGGGTGGGTTCCCACATCGTTCCTGTTTCTCTTCCACTGGATACCTCTTACCTGGACCTATCTTCAAACAAGTTGGAAAATGTCAACGAGTCTGTGTTGTCCGGGCCTGGTTATACCACACTCATCAACCTTGACTTAAGTTATAACCAGATTGTGAAAATCTCTTCTACCACGTTCTCCAAACTTCGATACTTGGAGTCTTTAGATCTGAGCCACAACCGGCTGGAAGCTCTCCCAGATCATAGCTTCTTTTACTCGCCTCTGGTAGACCTTGACCTGAGTTTTAACAACTTACTGGACATTAAGGTCAGTGCATTTGCCTCCAAAAGTAATGGAAAAGCCATAAACATTGACCTTTCAAATAATTTGATCGGCTCTATATCAAGAGGTTCTGATGGTCCTCTTCCTAACATTCGGAGTTTGAATCTGTCGGGAAATAAAATACGCTCCGTCCAAAATCTTCATGGGATTCCATTACGTTACCTTAACTTGGATAAAAACCCAATTTCTAAAATTGAGGAGCATAACTTTCTGGGACTTACAGGCTTAACACATCTATCTCTTACGAACATGGAGGATTTAAGAGAGATTGCTCCACGCAGTTTTAAAGAGTTATCGTCTCTCCAAGTTCTTGATTTTTCGAACAACCCCAACCTAAAAATGCTTAGTAAAGATGTATTCTTTGGATTAAACTCCTTACAAGAGGTCAACCTGTTAAATTCAGGTGTGGCATCGTTGCCCAAGGATACGCTCCAGTATCTACCAGCTATGAAAAGCATTACCTGGGGAAAGGACATTCATTGTATCAAGACTATGAAGGAAAGCCAGTTTCATCTAAAAGACGGACTGGTCCGAAGGGAGGTCTTGGTTTGTCGCAATAATCTAGGCGCTGTATCAGCGGAAGATGTGTTGTAG